A region from the Arachis ipaensis cultivar K30076 chromosome B01, Araip1.1, whole genome shotgun sequence genome encodes:
- the LOC107609120 gene encoding polyadenylation and cleavage factor homolog 4-like — MAPGAGARFAEPKTFLRFSTVFTLSHAALDRVKPVLLATLSLPNQPGPISSNLQNHGQAPQLQFLPPPVPSSTQISLGSSLQGDGASISTPISNPLPDMQGQSLHLHGGTLPSLCPSHPHADASVTSQPPPVYLDLNSSLVNHGVISVTNPLTNPPTGLVCYEGVISALYIELPRQCTSCSLLFKWQDEHSTHMDWHVTRNRMSKSRKRKGSQKWFASGSMWLSGAESLGKESILGLLAPEETEEMKNEEELGVLAKEDQSRCALRGEGFDEFYRHEMNEWMYRGATYLKAPVGITLATMDRHQLGPIVHSKCRFDYDPTIPSTNREPTKRVVREKEYGWTKHQFCA, encoded by the exons atggctcccggtgctg GTGCCCGGTTTGCTGAACCAAAAACTTTTCTAAGGTTTTCAACTGTTTTCACTCTCTCTCATGCGGCACTGGACAGAGTTAAGCCGGTACTGCTGGCTACTCTATCG TTGCCTAATCAACCTGGACCAATTTCCTCGAACCTGCAAAATCATGGACAAGCGCCTCAGCTACAGTTTCTTCCACCTCCAGTTCCATCTTCAACACAAATTAGTCTTGGGAGCTCGTTGCAAGGAGATGGTGCCTCAATAAGTACACCCATCTCAAATCCATTACCTGATATGCAGGGCCAAAGTTTACATTTACATGGGGGAACCTTGCCATCTTTGTGCCCATCTCATCCCCATGCTGATGCTTCGGTGACAAGTCAACCTCCACCTGTATATCTTGATTTGAATAGTTCACTAGTGAACCATGGTGTGATCTCGGTAACTAATCCACTCACCAATCCACCCACTGGACTG GTTTGTTATGAAGGTGTAATCAGTGCCTTATACATTGAGCTTCCTAGACAATGCACGAGCTGCAGTCTCTTATTCAAATGGCAAGATGAGCACAGTACACATATGGATTGGCACGTGACTAGGAACCGAATGTCAAAAAGTCGGAAGCGGAAAGGGTCTCAAAAGTGGTTTGCAAGTGGGAGCATGTGGCTAAGTGGTGCAGAGTCTTTGGGAAAGGAATCGATTCTAGGGTTGTTGGCTCCCGAGGAGACAGAGGAAATGAAAAATGAGGAAGAGTTAGGCGTTCTTGCTAAAGAGGATCAGAGTAGATGTGCACTGCGTGGAGAGGGCTTCGACGAGTTTTACAGGCACGAAATGAATGAGTGGATGTATAGAGGAGCCACGTACCTTAAGGCACCCGTGGGAATAACATTGGCCACCATGGACAGACATCAACTAGGGCCCATTGTTCATTCCAA ATGCAGATTTGACTATGACCCTACTATTCCCTCAACCAATAG GGAACCTACCAAGAGAGTAGTAAGAGAAAAAGAATATGGGTGGACCAAACATCAGTTTTGTgcatga